The Daphnia pulex isolate KAP4 chromosome 6, ASM2113471v1 genome contains the following window.
ATTattacgaataaaaatgtcCAGAAAGAAAAGTACGCCGTATTAAGAAGTATCAAATCCAACGATACGTTTTAAACATGTGGTTTGATGGTTTCCAATCAGTGTCTTAGGAAATGGCGGAATTTCGTCTGGACTCTTGAGtaacgaagacactcgcgccatcTAGCAGACATAATTTTAGCCACTTAGTGATATCCAACATATTCCTTTAGCAAATGATTACCTAATTGGCTAATTGCGGAAAAATCGCCGAATAATTAATCCCTAATATGGCCCCTAAGGTGAATGAGTAGCAGTACTAGAGCAAccaatttctatttcttttccagttcTTCTACATTATCTACAACCTGTACCTGTGAATTTATATCAAATGTTGTAGTTAGCTCATATCTGTAAAGGATATGCTGTGCTGGAACTTTGtggctggaatgttttaaattgtggTGATGCAAAGTAGCAGTTCTTCCAGGACGCTGTTGGACAAAGTGACAACAGCTCCAACACATCTTCAAGGATTTCATTTCgtctttagaaaaaagagtaGGCTACTGAGTATGCTGCTGACTGCAAACTCTTGATTACCCTGTGTGATGCACAGATCTATTTCAATAACATGTGTGGTTAGTTGTAATCTGTGGTTGTATTGACTTAAACCATACCTGTTATAGTCTCCTGAAATGATAAATTGTTGATGTTTCTTCTTACATTGTTTTCTGGCTTTTGCCAGGACTAGAAGCTGTTTTTTTGCTGGTGAACTGACTGGTTCACTGGAATTTCAGATACTCATGTCAAAATGTGTCGTAGTATGGCAGCTTCTTGTCGTAAAATTATTCATGAACTATTTCATCACCTTTCTATGCAAATCTTGCTTTACTGAAAGAAACACAGCACAACTTCTTCATCCCATTAAGCTCCCATTGCCCAAACATTAACCGCAaggttttgtttacttttactttgacATAAACGGATAAAAAAGTCTGTGTACATCTTGGAATATTTTGTTTATGCAACCAAAACGGGCTGGCCAGCTTTGGCGTCAACGGCAGCGGGAGCGACGAATGAACCGTAAGGGTAGCCGGAATAACCGTATGCTGGGTAACCGTAGTAGGGGGTGGCAACGGCGTGGTGAGAGATTCCGACCGGGGTGAGGACGCGCTGGACGACGGGGGTGACGGCGGCGTAGGCGTGGCCCTCAACAGTGGACCAGGCGAAGTTTCCACCAAGACGATCGGAATTGATGATGGCGCTGTCATGGGCCGGAGCACGGACGAAGGTGGTGGCTGGGATGACGAAAGCGTTGGCGGCAGCCAAGCAAACCAAGAGGACGGCGATcttgaaaattgtttaaaaaattagtatAAATATCAGcgtgaaatcaattaaatcatttgaTCGACTTACGACTTGCATGTTGAAGTGGAAAGAGGAGTCGTAGAAGCTAAGATGAGAAGAGTGTGTACTGTTTCTGGTTTTTGTGTTCCATTTCATATAGCTCAGAGTTACTACGTGCATATGGAACAACCACACCTTTACTTATGTGTCGTCCTCCAATTCCTGGACTTACAAGGGCACCAATGTCCCTTTTTACATCATCCAGGGATTACCTATTCTTTCTGAGCAAGACCGGCATTTAACAAACTTTAAATTTAGATCAATCGTATCTCGTTATTTTAAATAagcagaaaaatataaataaaatattacgcACACTCATAATATTTTAAGTCCGGTAATAATTGAAtagttaaaatttaattcgaaATTTCTCTAACTATCGCATCACTAACTAATAATCACATTTGTTGGGCTTCGTGTTGCC
Protein-coding sequences here:
- the LOC124195588 gene encoding uncharacterized protein LOC124195588 translates to MHVVTLSYMKWNTKTRNSTHSSHLSFYDSSFHFNMQVIAVLLVCLAAANAFVIPATTFVRAPAHDSAIINSDRLGGNFAWSTVEGHAYAAVTPVVQRVLTPVGISHHAVATPYYGYPAYGYSGYPYGSFVAPAAVDAKAGQPVLVA